The following DNA comes from Lepeophtheirus salmonis chromosome 11, UVic_Lsal_1.4, whole genome shotgun sequence.
ctgacgtcacgtggAAACGCTCTAGAGTATTAATCGACAtactataaacaaataaataaacacattattCTAATATGTGTAAATTGGGACATAAATCGTAAATACATGTGAATAATTAAAACTCTCAGGGGATTTATGGTGGATTTACTCAAACGTGAAAGGactatgtatattaatagtAAGGAAAATTGGGTGCATTTTTTAGCTCggccatttttttgtttttgttttttgactgTGCAAACTAAAGAGCAAATTTTCTTTACCTAAGCTGTTTTTCCAGAAGAGTGAACTTCCTATTCTACTATTTAACAACATTTGATTGatagagttgatatttttgaaaggaagAGAAGAGCACAAGGAAAAGGtcggagcaagacatatgggaCTACGGAATTAAGACCAAGTTATTAATATCAGCCCCCTTTTATATGATTTCGAAGGGATAGTCaaaaattactgctataaagaggagaaccttttatatttaaagtggGGGATTAGTGGAGGGAtctctaaattcatatatatttatattattttataaatttttaaaataatttacacaaaAGATAGGACATAATCAGTGATGataatcatgtgtattttgggcatgttaaaaaaagaaacggaggtaaccctgacaatttaaataatattctggctggaggagaacagcttaactgtcatggtattttaatagatcagctacaatcagctgtaacaagggaggagggggagaagggaataaacaaggacattgacaagaGTTACTTAGATTattgattctcaattctactcccagtccaacaaggacttacaagtataactccacaaaaaatcCCCAAGGTGACTCTCCGTTTTTTTAAGAGCACACACactcaatcagattttgaatataaatgaatgtaaagttcgctactcaggagttaaataataatggcaatgtctaagtaaaagaaaattcattcttagaattaccaattccaatttttttttttttccaaaattctaaaaaatacatagtattgACAGCACTAAGGAGAATTCTTACATCAACAGGAAAAGTGAACACCACGATgacctaataaataaagaagaaaaaagaataaagagttTTTCTTTCCTAATTTTCAAAGGTAGCTTTTCCAtaacaaacatgtcaactctcTAATCATTGAGATTTACAAAACCAATGACGAGCATTGTCatgagctcataaaagacggagagttacCTTTGAGTATTTGTCTCAGAATTAAAAGTGTAAGTCTGCTGGATCcatagtagaattgaagattgacatcggaataatttttgcaaatgtccttgtttatttccttctctcctcccTTCTCGTCACATTCACtttcagctgatctaatgaaaagttatCAGAGCTTTGCTACTCTTCTCTAAAAAATTCTtcgaattgtcagggttaccatattgaattttggtttctttttttaacttgcccAAAATGCACCTGATTAGCATCACTGGACAAAAGTCGTAATGAGGGTTTTGTTATTGAAagcctgattttttttatttggagggATCAGCTTGGAGTGACTATAGATTAAGCAACCATTAATAGGCCAATAAAATATACTACTGCcatataaagggtgattcaaaacgagcggtttttggattgtagaaataaaacacatcaaatattatattatgttcaaaactttattattaaccgaaaaaacaatcctttacaattatctctagaaaataatccccttcatatattggccgcaactggcctttaaatggtccattcttttgCGCTAATTTTCGATGAAAACTGTTGTTTTCGATGGATGTAATGGATGCTCTTGATACAATTCGGGTTGCTCTTCACCCCAAATACGGCAATTTTGCTTATTTACGTAGCTATTGAGCCAGAAAGGGGcctcatcactgaacaaaatTTGGGGCGGAAAAAACGAATTTTCTTGGATACGTTCAAGAGCCCATTCACTGAACACACGACGCAAACGAAGGTCCGGCGACTTCAATTCTTGCACGAGCTGTATTTTGTATGCCTTTAAAcccaaatttttcttcaaaatgcgcCAGGTTGTTGCAATCCAAGTTGTTGAGAGCGGTGGCGAATCAATTCTTCACGATCTTCGGCAACACTCTCGGTTACGGCCGCTatattttctacgctgcgagctgtacgtggccACCCAGACGACGGGAtatcccagcaagttgctgccccttcaaatttttcgattattctgcaaATGGTGGATTTTGAAgatcgattatgtggaccataagttgggcgtaatttgcgaaaaacttctttcacagaacgctgattttcatagtacaattgaacaatttgtacacgttgttgtggcgtatataTTTCCacgaagaattgtaaaacaatactgagtaaaaatgacgtatgaatttgacagaactcgcgcgcgcctgtcaaaaaatccctattgGAAAACCCCGCTCATTTTGAATCACCTTTTACTACTGATTACGACTCTGTATTATAATCAAAGAAGGGAtctgtataaagaaaaaactaagtataccgattaaaaaaggtaaaacggttgatgcgtgtACTCTTTCTTCTatctattcttatttatttaataggtagagttgaataatctataattaatgatataaatccggttaatttttttagctggcccaataatttgtagtataaagtaggaattttattttccttagaagttgtcattattatttaattcctgagtagggaacatcttttcctaaacagattcaatgatattcaaaacctgtttgaacgttcgtgtatGCTCGTAAAATACCCTGAGGATTTGtgacggagttataattgtacatCCTTTTTAGAATCAGAGTAgtattgaggatcgacattggagtaatttatgcaatctccttgtttatttccttctccccatCCTGCCTTGTCAGCTCTGATTGGTGCTGATCTCcaccaaaatattcttcaaattgtcagggttaccatgttgacttttggtttctttttttttttttaacatgcccattctacacggGATTTTGATCATTGGATATGACCAAGAACatgggcaagaattactcatGTAAATCGGGTGGGTTTTTTAGGTGGACCAttcatttgtaattggtagtataaagaaggaactTTCTTTTCCATAGcggttgtaattattatttaattcctgagtagggAACATCCTTTCCGAAatagattcatttatatttaaaccctgattgaacatttgtgtgctCTTAAAAAACGGAGTGTAATCcttaggatttgttgcaaagttattaTTGAGAGTCCtatttggactcagagtaggattgaggatcgacatttgagtaattctagcatatttcattgtttatatCCCATTTAACTTCctttcttgtcacagctgattatcgctgatctaatggaacgtcatgagtattattctttatctcctccaaaacatttttcaaattgttggggttacgatgttgattttcggggttttttttttgtttcttttaatataaaccTTCTACAttggatttttatcattgtttataACAATATGAATTACTACACGTAAGAGGAAACCCTTACAccattaaaatagcattagtgatggggaaaatatcaatttttcaattagatATAAATACAGCATTTCAACTGACGTCATAATTGAAGTATACTCCATTTTGAGAGCTTTAAGTTCTTAAAACCCCTGCACTTATAATGTtctaaatgtagaaggttctcttccttaaagcagtaattcattttcttccacaAAATTATACACCaagtagctgatattaacaaaggtatTAATTCAGATGTACCATAAGTCTTGCTCTCGCCTTTTCCTTGCGCTTTTTTTTCAGTGCCAACTACTCAACTCTATTAATAGGTGATGAGGGTGTTTATATTTCTCTTTACCGAGTTacccattaaaatctgagcactttgaattttcaacttcaacaagatttaattttttaattaccaatagaatttcaacaaaattgatactGGTCACAGTCCTGAAAGatctattcataaaatacataactTATGATCATATATAACATAGTTATTATGAACAAGGCTATTTAAGTATGTTATTCGGACAAAGTAcgttatttaaaagaaagttaCTTTATTAATGGATTactaaacatataatatatatcagacTATAACagatcttcaattataatgtgctgagtggtccattaaaatttgaacacttttgaattttcaacaaaatataattttttaattaccaatagaatttcaacaaaattaatactataaataaatgtgtgcctgagctcccTTAATCATTGATGTAGCCGCCTTTAACCGCAATGATGACTTCCATgcggcggtggaaggccttgtgtccactgcagatgtagtcttaAGTCATGGCGTCCCATAGCCggctgacagtgactttgagggcctcggtgtttggatgactgacactgcaggccttccccttgagATGCACCCAAAATGTCTAGTCGATGGGGATGGCAGCAGTGCTGAAGGGGCGCCAAAAGTGTCGAAATAActgaaaagactcattcaaaaaagtcttgAAAGTAACGgaagagatggatttctttcattgctggtgtcaaaaatggcctttCCGACCTCTTTCCACCCACTCTTTTGATAActttctggacagtctggtgtaaaacccTGAGAActcttgcatgggtcctcatggacttgagggaattggcctGGGTTGCTTTCTTTGTTGTGTATTTACTAAGGATTAAAGGATCTTGTTCTCTCCTTACCCAATTCTCCTTCTTAGTATTGTTTGATATGacctatatataaattacaatgttTTATTCTTATGGCGAAAATAGCCTGACATCACTTATGTATGtagagtaatttatattatgtattgaaTATACTATATCTGTGTTCCTTCTATTTCAACCTTTGTCTTATTCCTCtgtctctcggtcgtcctggattcctttaTATTATAGATGGTGTCTTACACATCTCATCAAGAGGCAACATTCCTTATCTCCTCCGGacccaatttggcctttttggcagagaccttcttcctctccaacgttttggacttgctgttGGTGTAGACGGGAGTCTTGGAGACGCTCAATTGCTCGGAAGGCGCAAATAGAAATTTGTTGAtcaagttcaagtgtcattttctcgacttgtacgcaAGGTTGAGagctcaattttttgttttgttttgtaaatgattgtttatactttactatattaaaattcaaattaatttcgttcactcaaccttcattaatcattgaattagtaagcgttgagatttcaatggaccaccagtTAAAAGAAGATTTATCGCCTATATTTGTtgcaatttgatttaaaaatgcttattaaaataaataaatatacatgagtTTGAATGATATTACAACATTTTCCCTACACtaaggatattttaaatttagaagattATCcattttatagcagtaattcattttttccctctaaaatcatataacaggtagttgatattaacaatggtcatAGTTCCCTAATAAGCAAggcttatagaaatacaaggttataccatggCACGTGTACAACTggtgtttgacttccaccacgcttttaatattgacgtcatagtaaattattggttgcgtgttttgtcaaaatctgttttccttgcccagcagtcggtccgatacattaaattgaaaattctagcgataatgacgtcatagactatgagtggttgcgtgttttgtcaaaatctgcctgtcttgcccagcagtcgttGCAATATATCAAATCGAGAATTTTaacaagcccgattacatgatggtctaaacttatatttcttttaaacttgACTAGTACCAAAGGTCTCGCAATAACAGACAACGtggattttaatatatatatatttaatttattggagTACAAAGTATTTTCTGTATTTTGGCATATGTTTGTTCAATATATAATAAGCTGACTCTagtacataaattaatagtgaaatgaatgaaaatcaaaGCGTTACAggttatttcttaaaatagacaatattttttacttattaacatAAACTTGTAATTTctgtgtttataaaattataataacaattattcgcgagtattaattaatgaaatatggatttaatgtatttttaataattatttgattattgatGAACTGGGTCTTATTAGTTTAATCGAcccaatatttttcattcgtAGAGACATGTTATTATCTCCACAAATTTTCTCAACATTACCAGCAAAGAATCTCTTATTGAAGAGAAGCCAACAGCATCTACCCTCCGTGACCAAAGAGCGAAATCTCTGCGAGATTACATgatgataaatttgaaaaacgcTGTATCTAATCTCAAGGCTATCTCCTTCATATCCAGGTTTAGTGAAGAGTGTTAAGCTTCCACCGCAAGAGTCTGGAGAGGAGCTGGATAACGAACTATTACTCTTGCGGACTTCCAATTGCTCAATATGAAAATTTCCAATGCATTTGACCGGAGGGTGGCAGGATTCTAAGCTCTGCCACTGTCTTGCAATTACTGGATCATTAAGGGAGCTCAAAATAGGACTTAAGTCGCTGTATGTAAGCAAGTCGTTATCAATAAATGTTTCTCCATCCGGTTCTACCAAGTTTTTCGCATCACCATTTACCTATGAATTATAAAGGGAAAGATTTAGAAGACATGATACCAGTTATTATACTGTGAGTAATTGTTGGCTTACGTGTTCATCGATATGACCCTTGGATCTTAATCTCAAATCAGTGAATGGAGTAAGGAAATTATACATTGAGGCTAGTTCAGAAGCATGTTCTACTCTGGATACGCCAAGTCTTTCAGGTCTTTCGGATAAGGAAGAAAGAACGTTCTTGATTCTTAAGAAAGCCCATAATCTTGAAACTGAGCTATCAGGATCAAATAAACATGACTTTGAGAAATAATTGTCTTTGTTTTCATCATGAAGGCAATTCCTTGTTAGACTTGAGACATGTCTTTGAATAGCCTCGATATCGTATGTTCCAGGGAGGAATGTAAGATTTCGACCAGAGTAGTAGGCCTCATCATATAGGGTCCAACTACAATTCCCTTGTATATCTAAAGAAACAGCTTTATTACCGAAGGAATATTGAATTAAGTTTGCTCTCGAATTGTCAATGACTATACATCGGCCCTCTAAATTCTTCTCTGAACAGAGTTTTATTGTTCCACTACAACAGCTTTCGAATAAATCTAGGGTATACGGATGCTCCATATAAAGACCACGAGCGGATTGCCCTGTTATTTCTACTTCAAATTCAGGTTTGAGAGAGGAGGAAGACAGAAATTTCCCTCCCACAACAATGCCTCCTCCTTTGTGGAAATACTTAAACTTGGACACAGTGAGAGAGGATTTATCAAACACGTAGGGGTTGATATAATTCAGTAAGagatttttaagaataacatCGTTTAGATAGGTTCTCATTCTGCTCAATTGTGGCTCTACTTCCAAATCCTCAATGATGTTTTCTGCAAAGCCATTTGACTTTTCCGCAATGTTTTCAAGAAAGTCCATGTTTGCATCAAAGCCCATTCCCAAAATCAGAATAGGAATCTGGGATAAAATGTTTTCCTTTCTGATATGGCGACGAATGAATCTTGCTTCAGATCGATTTCCAGGTGCTCTCCCATCCGTTATCATGACAAACATGGTATGAGCATTTTCAGGAAGTGCTCCTGAGAGCCAAAGCATTCGATCTAATACCATTCCTCTTGACACTGCTGCAATAATGTCAGATTTTCCAGAAGGAACTATGgaggtatttaaaaatgaccGAATGGAGCTCTTTGTGGAGTCATCTATtctaaatgtttcatttttacgGGCTGATTCATGACTCCATTCATAGACAGAGGAGTTGAATAGAAGGACATTGACATAATCATTTTCACCAAGATCGTTGAGAAGGATATCAATGGACTTGATTGCATGGCTTAATTTGGGGCCACTCATTGATTCAGAGACATCCATTAGTACAATCACGTGTTTGGGTATGCTCAAAAGGATCCCTTTTGTGTGATCGTAAAAGTGAACAAAGAAGTTATCCTTGAAAACAACGTCAGGAACGTCTCCTTTcactaaatatttgaaaataagatatttactttaaaaaagtatgtctatttattaagtatgtggatttcttttcaaatttagattaCGACTAGAGTGGAAAAGCTGTCATGCAAAATGTCATTATTCTACAATATTGTCTGTagttcatacatacatatgtatgaaccgatcaaactttgaaaaaaggcaaaaattatcTACTTATTCTTTgtcaataaagatttaaaaaatccttcattgtgcataaacacattttgatatacattttttaaagttttattttaatggcATCCTACGGAACAAAAAGAGAGGATATcgtaaacaaattttgatatttcttctctcaaattgtttatttttttaattgatttgcaCAATATATGAATCGTCAAAATTTggcatatgtatttttcttacaaCACACGACAACTTTAGCAcactagccgtaatcgaaattcgaaaaaagttaaaaaacaagccatcctaattatatatgtaacttgCCTGGTTCAATATCGTATTCAGCTTTGAACTCTCCTGTCACACCATGGTTtccaaaataatcaaattgctGAACCTTTGTCATGTTGAATATGTACTTAACAATGCCATTCTGTTTCATAGATGCATCGTCATTCTTGGATCCCTCCAAGAATGAGTTCAAGTCCCCAATAACCGGCGCAGTGACGCTCAAATTGACGAGTGGACGATTTTCTTGAATGGTGAGAGTAAGTTGAAAATCCTCAACGATTGAACCAGGATTGACTGAAAGCGTGTGAGTAAAACGATCAAAGCGTCGGATCAAGAGATCCTCATATACCAACGTAATGGTCACATTTTCATTTGGACGAAGATTGATGGGTAAAATAAATTGCTGGAAGTCGGAGAAATCCGAATTGAATTTATCTTGTTGCTTTCGTAGGGATTGAAAGAGTTTGTAGTTGTTTCCGTGTTTTTTTCGACCATTAGAAGCAGGTTGATGATGATGCGAATGGGCCCCATTGCTCTGAGGTGTAGACTTGACAATGTCTTCATCTTTGACATGATTAGAGTGAGCCCAGCTAGTTTAAAGGGAAATGTTTCATTCAGTTAAATTGATTCAAGTTTTGATTTGAGCTTGTTATTTGAGTCAATTGAAGGACAATGGAAATCAATCATATAAAtctaatgcatttttttaatcaattgacAAGTGCATCTCAGGAGCTCaatgtacattttaaaatgattaagaGTCATAACAAAAATACTACAATATAAATCTAATAGTTctgagaaaaaatatcaaaactgaCATGTGcagatgttaaaaattaatttgtatattttagcaaatttgtAGCATTttctatctatctatctatatatatatatatacgtgcacgtcaacacaaaagcaagttagaagGACTGATCTCAAAATAGAGAGTCTGGATAATCCTTCTACTACTCGACGAataatcgtcaatttctatctacaaattattataattaataaccctTTAGCAGATCCACTAAAAGTAGTcgaaattgatcgtcacaataaaaaaaaaatgaaattgatagatttttttttttttcataaaagggCCAAATCGTCCCAATATAaccttttaaatcaaataaaggttctaaactatagcttcAGGTATTGGGATTCTTAACTTATggcacaaatttgaatacaaggcttATAGTTTACTCAAAGAGGCGATGTCGGGGTCAATATATGTACGtctcttaaatattaaaaaaaaatgttcacacCTATAGCTAAAATCCTTGGTTATCTACaatcatcccagtaatttgaacaATAAAGCACTATATAAGTAagtatattaatcaaatataggCTTTAAATTATTGCTAAATTTCTTGGGTATCCATACTCATcccattaatttgaataataacccCCTTCAAGggtcttaaattaaataaagacttTAAATTATAGCTACATTTC
Coding sequences within:
- the LOC121125907 gene encoding inter-alpha-trypsin inhibitor heavy chain H3 produces the protein MNIWTSCLFLFYLTATQFLHLQECQRLSQGASDWYMRFRGISMVKRHFDDPITYSYRVDSTVSHRYAITKVISIVHNPSNVQRVYRFGLVMPKTAFVSNVTLERGDLVLLSSPEPSWAHSNHVKDEDIVKSTPQSNGAHSHHHQPASNGRKKHGNNYKLFQSLRKQQDKFNSDFSDFQQFILPINLRPNENVTITLVYEDLLIRRFDRFTHTLSVNPGSIVEDFQLTLTIQENRPLVNLSVTAPVIGDLNSFLEGSKNDDASMKQNGIVKYIFNMTKVQQFDYFGNHGVTGEFKAEYDIEPVKGDVPDVVFKDNFFVHFYDHTKGILLSIPKHVIVLMDVSESMSGPKLSHAIKSIDILLNDLGENDYVNVLLFNSSVYEWSHESARKNETFRIDDSTKSSIRSFLNTSIVPSGKSDIIAAVSRGMVLDRMLWLSGALPENAHTMFVMITDGRAPGNRSEARFIRRHIRKENILSQIPILILGMGFDANMDFLENIAEKSNGFAENIIEDLEVEPQLSRMRTYLNDVILKNLLLNYINPYVFDKSSLTVSKFKYFHKGGGIVVGGKFLSSSSLKPEFEVEITGQSARGLYMEHPYTLDLFESCCSGTIKLCSEKNLEGRCIVIDNSRANLIQYSFGNKAVSLDIQGNCSWTLYDEAYYSGRNLTFLPGTYDIEAIQRHVSSLTRNCLHDENKDNYFSKSCLFDPDSSVSRLWAFLRIKNVLSSLSERPERLGVSRVEHASELASMYNFLTPFTDLRLRSKGHIDEHVNGDAKNLVEPDGETFIDNDLLTYSDLSPILSSLNDPVIARQWQSLESCHPPVKCIGNFHIEQLEVRKSNSSLSSSSPDSCGGSLTLFTKPGYEGDSLEIRYSVFQIYHHVISQRFRSLVTEGRCCWLLFNKRFFAGNVEKICGDNNMSLRMKNIGSIKLIRPSSSIIK